The genomic region CCAAACAATCACCACAAGCTGTTTTATGTAGCAAAAACGAATTCCTAAAAAGTCTTTCTACTCAAATTCAATCACGAATTACCTCACTTCGTGCAGCTAAGATAACCCGAAAAACTGAGATTTATTCTGCCACTATCACCCTCCCCGAATTACCATTTACGTTTTGTGTAAAATACACCCTGCGAAAGCAAGGAAGTGAAATCCACATTGTTCTTTCTGCATTTGTGCCTACTTCAACCGATGCAAAAATACTTTCCGTCGTTACCAATTTCTGCAACGCACAAGTTCCAGTCTTATCTTTTTTTCAAAAGAATAAAAAAAATCTTTTAACCCTTGCTTCAGTCATGGGAGCTGCGGTAGTTGGTTTTTTTGTAACAAAAGAAATCAAACGACAGAAAGCAATCAGAAGAGAAAAACGAGAAGAAGAAGAATTCGCTAACCGCGTTAAAAAAACAAAACAAGAATCCGCTGAACGCCCTTCGAAAAATAAAGAAGCCCTTCTTGCTTTCAAAAACTATTTAACAACTACTCCATTTCTGATATTTGCACACAGCCATGATCGCAAAGAATTTCCAGACCTTACGGCAGCCGCAAATATAATTGCAAAATATATTACTCAATATATCCCGGAGTATAATAATAGAGACTTTTTTTCTACAGAAGAAACACTCACGCATGAAGAACTCAAAGAACTTGCCACTGGTTGTTTTAAAGCAAGTACCATCAATTTACTTTCTCAATTTCAAGAAGATTACATGATCGCGCTTGCAAAAGATGGCTATAATCCAGATATCATCGAAAATAAAATGAGTGTCATTGAAAAATTTTTTAATAAATTAACTGCTCTAAAAATGTCTGACGCCGTTGAATACAAAAGAATTTTTTTCTTTAAGCCAATGACCATCTACCATCAACTTCTTGAACAAGATTTTTATAAAAAAAATAAAAAAGTTTGGCCAAAGCAAATATTAACAATAGTACAAAAGACCATCGTTCCAACGGATATAAATGCAGCACACAGTGAAGGTAGACATTTTGGCTTGTTACTCAGAAGAGCTTTTTTGCCACAATCTGAAGGTGAGGCATACTGCATTAAAGACCATTTCCCATGCGATTTTGCAATATTTAAAGATCTGCACAAAGTCAAATTACCAGAAGAAGAAGAAGAACACGATTAACGATGAAAAACTTTTTACGTATTATTTTGTGCGCCCTTTCTGTGCCATGCATCGCAACTCCTGGTTCAAGCTCACCGGTACATTTTGCACACACGCTGACGGTAAATGTAAAAAAAATTTCCAAACTCCCCGACGGGCAAGAACATATCCGATTTCCTGCCGATGATTTTTTGGACTTTTATCACACCAAACAATCACCACAAGCTGTTTTATGCTGCAAAAACGAACTCCTAAAAATACTTTTTACTCAAGTTCAATCACAAATTGCCTCACTTCGTGCAGATAAAATAACCCGAAAAAGTCAGATTTTTTCTGCAACTATCACCCTCCCCGAATTACCATTTACGTTTTGTGTAAAATACACCCTACGAAAGCAAGAAAGCGAAATTCACATTGTTCTTTCTGCGTTTGTGCCAACGGCTACCGATGCAAAAATCCTTTCTGTCGTTACCAATTTCTGCAACGCACAAGTTCCAGTGCTTTCTTTTTTTCAAAAGAATAAAAAAAAACTTTTAACCCTTGCTTCAGTCATGGGAGCTGCGGTAGTTGGTTTTTTTGTTAAAAAAGAAATCAAACGACGCGAAGCAATCAAACAAAAAAAACTAGAAAAAGATGGAGCAAAAAAACGGGCCGAAGAAGAACTTGAACAAAATAAAGCCATACTCATAGCATTCAAAAAATATTTGACCACTACGCCCTTTCTCCACTTTGCATCTGAATATGCGGAAGTTCCAAATACAAGAGCTAGAATCACTCCCCATTCACTACAAATATTTATCCCTCATTATTCAAATTGCTCAATAAAAATAGGCTCCGAAATAATTACCAACAACCCTCTGCTCGATCTTACCGATGCCCAAAGAAGTGAATTGGTCACCGGATGCTTTAAAGAAAGCACGATTGACCTTCTGGCAAACTTTCAAGAAAAATATATGATCGCCTTACAACAAGATGGAAAAAATGACACCATTACAGCAGCAAAAGAAAGTGCTTTTGGGGAATTTATTCAAAATTTTATAGAACTGATCAAATCAGATCCGGTTGAAGCAACACGCATTCTATGCATGAAACCACATTTGATCTGGGAAAAATTAAGATTGAGCAACTTTTTTAGCACTAGGGTCTGGAAAGAAATTCAAACATTTTGTGATAACGATATAATCAAAACAAAAATCAGCCCGGGGGTCGATGCCAAATATTTTGCACAAACCCTACAAATGGTTATTGACAGAACATGTTGCATGAAAGACTCTTTTCCTCAAGAAATTGCGCTCTTTCAAAATCTGCACAAGGTCCAATTATCCGCGCAAAAGTGACGACAAATAGCGCTTATTTCCAGCAAATACCAACTTATCGGTTTCTAGGATGATATACGTGTCGCCAACCAATACAATTTCGTCACCCTTCTGAACACCAATACATGCGATCCGCGGATGTTTTGCAGCATTAACTTCACCCACTTGTTTGCCAACAAATTGGAATGGCGCCACAATCGTTGTTACCGCAAAATCATGCGTCACAGGAACCACATCGGCAAGTGGCAAGCTCAAGGTGTATGCAATTTTTACACCCATGTCGCGCTCGATAACAAACACTCTGTCTGCGCCAACAAGCTTTAGAATTTTTTCATTAATATCGTTCATCGCACGCGCCACAACGTAAGGCACATTTAAATTTTTCTTCAAAATGGTGGTCAGCAAAACCGATTGCGCAAACGACTCTCCGGTAGCCACAATAACCACATCAAGCTCGCTAATCCCAATTTCTGTGAGTGATTCTTCGTCGATAACGTTCATGCAAATCGATTGTGTAACTTGCTCTTTGATCGATTCGACAATTTCTTCGTTGCGATCGATCGCCAAAACTTCACACCCCAACTCTGCAAGCGTAATCGCCAACTGAAAGCCAAACCGTCCCAAACCAATAATGCCAAATTTCATTTTCTCACCCAATCAATACACGTTCTTCAGGATACTTATAATTTCTTCGCGCATGGTTTCGCGCCAACGCCAACAACAACGTCAAAATACCAACTCGACCAACAATCATATTCACAATCAATACACACTTACCCAGAGGCGAAAGCAATCCAACAATCCCGACAGAAAGACCTCCGGTAGAAAATGCAGCAACGTGCTCAAAAAAAAGATAGAACGTATCAAACGCGCCACCGTCGGTCAGAATAAGGACAAAAAAAGTTGACATCAACCACGCAACACTCAACCCCAAAATGACCAGCGCTTTGTACACTTGATCTGATGGAATGGTACGATTAAAAATCTCCACCTCACTGCGCGTTTTGACCGTTGCAATAATTGTTGCGATCAACAAAACAAATGTTGTTGTTTTGATCCCTGATGCAGTCGAAACCGGATTTCCCCCAATTAACATCAAAAAAATTACTATAAATTGAACAGGCAGCGCTGCGTGCACATAATCGATTGTAGTAAAACCTGCAGAACGCAGACTCACCGCATTGAACAAACAGTTTGCAACCTTATCGCCAATAGAAAGACCAGCAAATGAATTATTCCATTCAAACATCCAAAACAACCAAGTGGTAAATGCAATCAACCCAAACGATGCCAAAAACACAATCCGTGTATGAAGCGAAAACACCGGAACCGCTCGACGTAATCCCGAAAAATTAAACAATCGTTTTACCAGCACAGCCAAATCTTGCCACACAATAAATCCTGTACTTCCCGCAAAAACAAGTAAGCCCAACACACTCATAAATT from Candidatus Dependentiae bacterium harbors:
- a CDS encoding TrkA family potassium uptake protein, with protein sequence MKFGIIGLGRFGFQLAITLAELGCEVLAIDRNEEIVESIKEQVTQSICMNVIDEESLTEIGISELDVVIVATGESFAQSVLLTTILKKNLNVPYVVARAMNDINEKILKLVGADRVFVIERDMGVKIAYTLSLPLADVVPVTHDFAVTTIVAPFQFVGKQVGEVNAAKHPRIACIGVQKGDEIVLVGDTYIILETDKLVFAGNKRYLSSLLRG